GGTAAAAGGAACTTTGATATTGTGGGACACTCTAATGCATACTAGGTTGGTTCAGTTGAAGACAGGAGATCAACTCCCAAGTAGTGTACCTTTGCAGGCAGTAATCTTATCacttggagaagcaagaaacaGAGTATTGTAGCAAGGTCCCACACTGAAAAAATGCCAAGTTATGGTGCATACAATCAGTGAGTTATTTTAGAAGAGGTCTCTTACATCTAagaaaaaatgtttttgcaatgaCAAAACCTATGAATGTGTTTTGTGATAATTAGAGTACTACCTATATTGCAAGCAATCCCATGAGAGGACAAAACCATATGGAggtaaaattcagattttttggatagatatgaatggtagacctcgacccgttgtttacgacaaacaagaatgttggtatatacgacctcaacccgttgtttagtgcgaaacaagaacctcggtataaggaagacgccacaaacggtggtggaaagccgtttgataagtcgttggtgaacgccacgggaaatcccgataagttcgaatagttcttcaaagaaccaaGCAGcaacaaagcctcacatttttattccatgatCAATGATGATCCTCCTTGTTCTcacaataagaatgcttttataggcatagcctaggagacaaagcattaaacacttcaaaccactctcaacaactcacaacaacttactaagacttcttgcaagattacaaattagactcaacaactctcaacaacttactaagacttcttgcaagattacaaattaaatataacacaagtCAAAAGTAGGCTCAAaaactcaacaacttactaagactacACAaacaaacaagttgtcttgcatgattacaatAATAACACAAAATTCAAACAGTCAAATTccctatttgaatagcacaccattattaaggagattaacacatttaagctccatcaaaaacttcaATTAAGTTTAGTAGACCTTCATATTTCTTTCGACCAAGCTTGGAGTggcccatttttgaataagcccaaatgtcttgaatcagcccatgaagtgcttccttgatcttcttagaTTCTCCTCTAGTAATAGGCCCAACTGGAACATGCAATGTATCCTTTAAcgatgcttgttgattctcatcaagGTACCCTCGTGAAATCTTGTAACAAGCATGGATATTTGTTCGCAAAGGGCCTGTTTAGACCTATGTTCTTCTATTGATGTAACAAACTTGGAAATttgtttcctctctctctctctcacttgtcTTCTTTCTTGCCCTAATGCAAATTCACATATTATCTAGATAATCAAGTTCAATATCTCACGTTTACCAGAGTCATAAATGCAGCATGACACTAAAATTGAGCCTATACACTTGGTGGCAAGGATGGCAACCATATACTGTTGAAGTTGCTCCTGTTAACCTACTGATTGCTATTCACGTACTTTTACATTTTATGTAAATTTGCAACCCTGTTACACTTGTTTGATTTTGTTTCAAAATGCTAAAGGACATTCTGAAAAGGataaatataatactattttTGTACTGTTTCTTTAATGGAAAAAAGTGTTCTACGATAGTGTTTCAAACTCCCAAAACCAAGCTTCTGCAAAAGAACAATTAATCATATGCTGAACAAATGGGAGAAAACAGTTGCGGATGAATCCAAAGACTCTTTCATGCCTTCTAAAATTAGGAACAAGAGAAAGAATAAAGATGGCAGAAAGTAAATACTCACTTTGGTCAAGCACTGTCTGGGAATCCTCGGTGCCAGAAACTGATGGGGTTGAAGTGGTCTTGGTATTGCTGGAGTTGTATGTGCTCAATGTTGAGCTTCGAATGTCATTAAGACCAATCTCCTGTTCAAGGGTACTCTTGAATTCCCTAGAAACTTCCTAGGGTAAAGGTGGGCAGAAAAAATATTTGCACCAGTCATAACATCAGAGCTTCCTCAAACAAGGAACGAGCCATACATAAAATCTAAAATTATATGTACCTACCTGCAGCTCTCTAATTGTAGGTTGAAATGCACGCAAAGTTTTTCCTAGATTCCGAGCAACCTGATTTAGATAATTGATCATTAAGACTAAAATTTACAGAAACAATTCAGCTCccgaaaacacaaaaaaaaaaaaggcttcttAAAATAGATGTCACACTCCTGCTTGCAATATTTGAATTGGAAGAGTTGAAAACAATCCTTTTCCTTTCATTGCTTCTGTGAAGAATGGATGTGGATAAAAGCACTATTGTTGCACTCCTGCCCAGGGTTACCTAGGACTAGAAATTCCAGTTTGTCCAGTTTGGCTCCAGATCCAAGCCGGAAGGAGAACGCAGTATGGCACATGCTCTAATATGCAGTACATTTTAAGTATAAATTTTCTAAATCTAAAAGAAATGACACTGAGATGTTTCTATATCTAAGAGAAATTTTCCTTGGTGAAGAAGATTTATAATGATCACAAAAAAATTTATGGTGTGATATGCTCCACTcacaaattaaaatttcctaaagaaaatattgaattaagACTTTGGATCACTAGATTTTGTGTACCAGTGTCATGGAACAAAAACGCACCGTGTTTAGAGATGTTCATACCAATGCACTGTTTTCTGGGCAGTTAATATTTCCAGTACTTATGCCTCGCTTATTTGTTTAGAAAGTAAGTAGTTTCTGGTACCCATGCAGCCATGCCCCCACCTATTTGGTTAGAAACTAAGCACTTGGTTATTGGAACAGTCACAAGACAATCATGGTAATGGTACCTTATCCACAAAAAAATGCAGGCACACATTCAAACCTgcaatagaagtatgtatgtgcATGCATACACAAAATCTTCTTAAACTAGAGGAATAGTTGGGGCCTTTTCCCCCTAAACAAGTTTTTCCCTTATGCATAAActaattaaaagtaaatttggccTGCAGGGTAACAGGTGGGATGGTAATTTGCGGTTGAGATGTTCTTGTGACAGTCCTTGGAAGGGTATTTCACAGTTATACCCTCCTTTTATTCCTAGTACTAAATTTATTGTGGGTAATGGATATCGCACTCGGTTTTGGGAAGACATTTGGGGAGGGATCCTCATCCTTTGCTTTGCACTTCTTTTCCTCGTCTGCATACGCTGTCCTCTTTCTACAATGAAtctatttcttaattttttataggAGGTCATGGGACTCACTCCTTATTGTGTTTGTGTGGTAAGTCCTCCTTTCGATAGGAGGGGCTATCATTCATGGTTTCTTGATTCTTCCGGGGAGTaacttgtaaatcattttttaagAATGTCTTTGACCCATAAAAACATGCCCTTGACCAAAGGCCAAGGTTTTATTTGGTTAgctgttcttaatagagttagcACTGACAATCTGGTGCAGAGTAGAAGGCCTTTTAAAGCTTTATCTCCAGACTTGTGTTTTCTTTGTTTGGATTGTTCAGAATCTGTCTCTCACCTGTTCCTACTTTGCTCCTTTTCATTGAGGGTTTGGAATAATCTTTTTCTCTTATTGGAAAGGATTAGGTTTGTTCAGAGTTGGTGAAGGGTCTTTTGGTTATCTCATTTTCTGGATTTGGAAGGAGTAAAGATGGGTCAACACTGCAGAGTTGGGCAATATTTTTCTGTTTTGGGGGGTTATGGATGGAGAGGATTGCTCGTCTCTTCACGGGAAAGAGGGTGTCATTGTTTGTGCTTGGGGATAGGATTTGGTATTTAGCCTTGTTGTAGGCTTTTGCAGCAGGCTTTTTCAGAGGAGTCTTTTTCAGATTTACATCGAGATTGGATAGCAGTGCTATATTGatgtttttttgtttgtttatcaAGGAGGTTTTCTtacacttcaattttttttttttccttttaaaaagaATCTTCCTGGACTAAATTGCATGCGTTTAGTTGGAAGAATTGAAAACAGTCCCTTTAATTCCATTGCTTCTATGAAGAATGCAGCATACGCATACATGCATAAACATACAGTATACTGCACATAGGATGAGGATTCTCATTCCTGAGCTTCCACTCAGTGTCTTATATGATTCCTATCAATCACAATAAAAAAAACATATGGACAGACACACATTTTGCAACTCTCAAATTATACAAGGCTATTAGCTCAGGGAAACGTGCACAAAAACGTGTTGCTAAGAAGCGTAACAGGAAGAGAACTCACCTCAGCTAGACCTTTGGGACCAAAAACCAACAAAGCCACCACTCCAATAACCAAAGCTTCAGGAGCTCCAACCCCAAATAGGGAAGCATAAACACCCTTACCTTTATATCTTCCCTTTTTTTCTGCAAACACAATCTTTGAAAATGAAGCACCCGCCACAGGCACAGAACACACGCAGGGAGGGAAATAGGACACACAGGAAATTAAACGCTCAAAACTGaaagaacaaaagaaaagaaTCCAACCCATGTACCAAAGCAAGGAAAAACACAGGCAAAATATCACAACCCCAATTGAGGAAAATTACCAATTCGCACGGATTTTTGTCTAATTGTGATACCCATATGTCTCAGACCACTCCATGACGAAAAATTACTGAGACCCAACTGAGGAACCAATGGGCAGAGACGGAAATTTGGGGTTCTGGGTTGCAAAACTACAGCAGCAGACGGAGCACAGGTACTCGACTTTGTGTACAAGGACGAACACAAACAAGGATTTGG
The Malania oleifera isolate guangnan ecotype guangnan chromosome 13, ASM2987363v1, whole genome shotgun sequence DNA segment above includes these coding regions:
- the LOC131146574 gene encoding sec-independent protein translocase protein TATB, chloroplastic → MICVMASACCTLPNPCLCSSLYTKSSTCAPSAAVVLQPRTPNFRLCPLVPQLGLSNFSSWSGLRHMGITIRQKSVRIEKKGRYKGKGVYASLFGVGAPEALVIGVVALLVFGPKGLAEVARNLGKTLRAFQPTIRELQEVSREFKSTLEQEIGLNDIRSSTLSTYNSSNTKTTSTPSVSGTEDSQTVLDQNGAASPNRAYSTEEYLQITEELKESAVKQTGQTPLSEKQFESQTQPQGTVKEATTATSSPPQKRSDSDSDGT